The window TCCAGCCACTGTTCACGTTTGGCACAGACGACCTCCGGAGGTAGCACCCTGAGGGAGGTCTCTTGAACAGTCTCGCCATCCCGTCTTCGGTGCCCACCACTTTTGGGGAGCATCTTGCCCCCGCGGCCTCGCACCCCTTGTTGCCAACCGCCCTGCACCGGGCGAGCGTCGCCGCGAAAACCGCGGCGGACAACAAAGGGCAGGACGTTCTCGTCCTGGATCTGCGCGGCCTTACCCCGGTCTTCGACTTCTTCGTGATCTCCACCGGCGCGAGTCGCCGGCAGGTTCACGCCATCGTCGAGGACACCGACGCCGCCCTGCGGGCGACTGGTGACGCCCGGATGGGCGTCGAGGGGTACGACGCGAGTAAGTGGGTGGTGCAAGACTACGGGGATGTCGTCATACACGTGTTCGACGCGGACACCCGCGATTACTATAAGCTCGAAGAACTCTGGGCCGACGCCAAGAAGATCGACTGGCAGGCCGAACTCGACGACGCCCGCGACGACGCGGAGGACGACGCCGCGGACGCGGTGGATGCCGCGAACGCCGCAGACGCGGTGGACGCCACGGACGCCACGGACGCCGCGGAGTAACGGTCCGCCACTGTCGGCCGGTCTCGCAGGACCACCCCGAGCGGTCCGCGGGGTGACGTTCCCCATAAAATCGAACCTACCGCAGCCCACCCGGGTCTACCGGGTGGGTTTGCTCGTTGATGCCGCCGAACTCCGCGGGTGTGTGGACATGAACCTGTTGGCCGAAGTTCGCAAGCTGTTCGCGCCGGTGCTGGCCGGGTTCGTCCCGGACCCCGCGCAGGTGCCCGACTACCTCGACATGATCAAGCCGGCCGCGAACGCCGACCACGGCGACTACCAGGCGAATTTCGCGATGCGGCTGGCGAAGGTGCAAGGCAAGAAGCCGCCCGAGTTGGCGAAGGCGGTCGTGGCCGCGCTCCCGCCGAACGACGTGTTCGAGTCCGTGACGGTCGCCGGCCCGGGGTTCATCAACCTCAAGCTCAAGGCCGACTGGCTGGCCGCGCAGGTACGCGCGATGGCGGCCGACGCCCGCCTGGGCGTCGCGCCGGCGGAGTCGCCGCGGAAGTACGTGATCGACTACAGCGGCCCGAACGTGGCGAAGCCGCTGCACGTCGGCCACCTGCGCAGCACGATCATCGGCGACGCGCTGGTCCGCCTGCTGCGTTTCCTGGGGCACGAGGTGATTGGGGACAACCACCTCGGCGACTGGGGGACGCAATTCGGGATTCTTCTTTACGGGTACAAGAACCACCGCGACGAAGCGGCGTTTCACGCGGACCCCGTCCGCGAACTGGCGCGCCTGTACATCCTCGTGCGCGGCCTATTCAAGAAAGAAGACGACGAGGACGACGAGGCGACGGCCGACGATCCGGTGAAGGAAGCCTGCCGCCTTGAAACCGCGAAACTGCACGCGGGCGACCCGGAGAATGTCGCCCTGTGGAAGCAGTTCATGCCCGCGTGCCTGGAAATGCTCCGCCCGATCTACGACCGCATCGGCGTGAAGATCGATCACGCGCTTGGAGAAAGCTTTTACAACCCGATGCTCCCGGGAGTCGTGGAGGACATGCTTGCCAAGGGGATCGCGGTCGAGAGCCACGGCGCGGTCGTGATCCCGAACGCGAAGGGCGTGATTCCGAAGACCGAAGAAGAGCAACAGAAGGAAGAGCCGCCCGCCCTCATCCGCAAGCGCGACGGCGCTTACACGTATACGACGACCGACCTCGCGACGATCAAATATCGCACCGAGACGTGGTGCCCGAACACGATGCTGTATGTGGTGGACACGCGCCAGGCGCTGCACTTCAAGACGATATTCGCGCAGGCCCGCCGCTGGGGATACGAAGCGACCGAATTCCAGCACGTTATGTTCGGCTCAATTCTGGGCGAGGATCGCAAGCCGTTTCAAACGCGCAAGGGCGGCGTGGCCGAACTCGGTGACCTGATTGATATGGCCGTGCAGTTGGCTCTGAAGAAATACGAGGAGAGTTACGCGGACCGCAAAGCCCACGGGCACGACGTTCCCGAGCTGACGGACGACGTCAAGCGCGACATCGCTGAGGCGGTGGGGATTGGCGCGGTCAAGTACGCCGACCTCAGTGGGAATCGCACCAGCGATTACATTTTCAGCTACGACAAGATGCTCGCCACCGAGGGCAACACCGGCACGTACATGCAGTACGCCTACGCCCGTTGCCGGGCGATTTTTCGCAAAGGTCAGATCGACGAAACCCGTTTCCGCACGACACCGCCCGCGATTGTCGTTACGCACCCGGCCGAGCGAGCCCTCTGTCTGCAACTGCTCAAGTTCGAGGAGACGTTGCAGAGTGCGGCGACCGAGTACTTGCCACACTACGTCACCGGCTACTTGTGGGATCTGGCAAAAACCTTTAGTGGACTGTTCGAGAATTGCCCTGTACTAACCGCCGAGACGCCCGAACTGCGCGACAGCCGGTTGCTCCTGGTCGACCTCACCGGGC is drawn from Fimbriiglobus ruber and contains these coding sequences:
- the rsfS gene encoding ribosome silencing factor, with product MNSLAIPSSVPTTFGEHLAPAASHPLLPTALHRASVAAKTAADNKGQDVLVLDLRGLTPVFDFFVISTGASRRQVHAIVEDTDAALRATGDARMGVEGYDASKWVVQDYGDVVIHVFDADTRDYYKLEELWADAKKIDWQAELDDARDDAEDDAADAVDAANAADAVDATDATDAAE
- the argS gene encoding arginine--tRNA ligase, with protein sequence MPRTPQTRWTPRTPRTPRSNGPPLSAGLAGPPRAVRGVTFPIKSNLPQPTRVYRVGLLVDAAELRGCVDMNLLAEVRKLFAPVLAGFVPDPAQVPDYLDMIKPAANADHGDYQANFAMRLAKVQGKKPPELAKAVVAALPPNDVFESVTVAGPGFINLKLKADWLAAQVRAMAADARLGVAPAESPRKYVIDYSGPNVAKPLHVGHLRSTIIGDALVRLLRFLGHEVIGDNHLGDWGTQFGILLYGYKNHRDEAAFHADPVRELARLYILVRGLFKKEDDEDDEATADDPVKEACRLETAKLHAGDPENVALWKQFMPACLEMLRPIYDRIGVKIDHALGESFYNPMLPGVVEDMLAKGIAVESHGAVVIPNAKGVIPKTEEEQQKEEPPALIRKRDGAYTYTTTDLATIKYRTETWCPNTMLYVVDTRQALHFKTIFAQARRWGYEATEFQHVMFGSILGEDRKPFQTRKGGVAELGDLIDMAVQLALKKYEESYADRKAHGHDVPELTDDVKRDIAEAVGIGAVKYADLSGNRTSDYIFSYDKMLATEGNTGTYMQYAYARCRAIFRKGQIDETRFRTTPPAIVVTHPAERALCLQLLKFEETLQSAATEYLPHYVTGYLWDLAKTFSGLFENCPVLTAETPELRDSRLLLVDLTGRVIHKALDLLGIRTVERM